From a single Lolium rigidum isolate FL_2022 chromosome 7, APGP_CSIRO_Lrig_0.1, whole genome shotgun sequence genomic region:
- the LOC124675375 gene encoding transcription factor STKL2-like gives MPKSKKITRSRAALQQQLSQSEMPKSKKLTPAPVQQQGEERAQPSGSEMPKSKRIRRTWTPSDEVQILTALLEHRREQGKLPEPDNNDFFDSVAERLEDKSCTRSTIKDKVRSLMRRYKSYVAPTTDHEHRLADLSNSIWGDLPATHAANANNGDGEQDEGEHAMSEAEAENSSGQTLDKTFEEMCEMYPLLGQEVKRLAGVQPALRTSFTGLDGNKALLMEKKLDKLKWKELKIQAEMEAKVEAPKARVRKELVNVLSEVSKNL, from the coding sequence ATGCCCAAGTCAAAGAAAATCACTCGGTCTCGGGCGGCATTGCAGCAACAGCTTAGCCAGTCGGAGATGCCCAAGTCCAAGAAACTCACTCCGGCGCCGGTACAGCAGCAAGGCGAGGAAAGAGCACAGCCTAGCGGGTCGGAGATGCCCAAGTCAAAGAGAATCAGGCGTACATGGACTCCCAGCGACGAGGTTCAGATTCTCACGGCGCTCCTCGAGCACCGCCGCGAGCAGGGGAAGCTGCCAGAGCCGGATAACAATGACTTCTTCGACTCCGTCGCGGAACGCCTCGAGGACAAGAGCTGCACTCGTTCCACTATCAAGGACAAAGTGCGTAGTCTGATGCGCCGCTACAAATCCTATGTTGCACCTACTACTGACCACGAGCACCGCCTTGCGGATCTGTCCAACAGCATCTGGGGAGACCTGCCGGCGACCCACGCTGCCAACGCCAACAATGGCGATGGCGAACAGGATGAGGGGGAGCACGCCATGTCTGAGGCTGAGGCTGAGAATAGTAGTGGCCAGACTCTGGACAAGACCTTCGAGGAAATGTGTGAGATGTATCCTCTTCTTGGGCAGGAGGTGAAGCGGCTCGCAGGGGTACAGCCTGCCCTCAGAACCTCCTTCACTGGATTAGATGGCAACAAGGCACTCTTAATGGAGAAGAAACTGGATAAGCTCAAATGGAAAGAGTTGAAGATCCAGGCGGAGATGGAAGCCAAGGTAGAAGCACCAAAGGCAAGGGTTAGGAAGGAGCTTGTCAATGTTTTATCGGAGGTTTCCAAGAATTTATGA